The Haloarcula sp. CBA1127 genomic interval GGGCGGTACACAACGTCATGAACCACCTACTAACTGCAGTCCCGCTCCAGCCCGGTGGCGGGTTCCTCGAACTGGCGCTGCTGTTTCTCGTCCTCGCCGTCGTTGCTGGACTGGCCGGTCTGGGGGGCGTGGCGGGGCTCAGCATGCGAATAGCGAAGATACTCGTCGTCGTGTTCCTCGTCCTGATGGTCGTTAGCTTCCTCCTGT includes:
- a CDS encoding DUF1328 family protein — protein: MNHLLTAVPLQPGGGFLELALLFLVLAVVAGLAGLGGVAGLSMRIAKILVVVFLVLMVVSFLL